The following is a genomic window from Williamwhitmania sp..
AACTTTGCCTTTTAGTTGGTTGTAAGTTGTTATGGTGTGAATCTATGAAACCTTCGCCAATGACGAGGAGCTATTTAGCATTGCTCTGAGCAGGTGTTGTTTCTCCATCTTCTTTTTACCACTCAGTTTCGATCGTTTGCCGTTTTTAGGAACGCTGTTTACTCACACGGCATTTTGCTTCGGTAATCTTGGCTTGCTGAACTTTTGCAACTTCCATAAGATGCTCTAGCTTATCCAAGTTGCTCGAACTAAAATATGCTCTTCTTTGTTGTTCGTATTATAGAACTTGAGTGCACTATAACCATGACAACCTACCTTTCAATACTTCGTGGAATAAATGTAAGCGGACAGAAGATGATAAAGATGGACGCTCTACGTAAGATGTTCGAGGATTTGGGTTACACCAATGTTCAAACCTACATTCAAAGCGGAAATGTTATCTTTCAAACCTATGGCGCTGAGCCTCATGCGCTAGAGAAGACCATCACCGAAGGAATACACAACTATTTTTCCCTTGATGTTCCTGTAATGGTACTCACCGCAAAGGAGCTGCTCCAGATTGTTGACAATAATCCTTTTCTTAATGATGGTTCTCGGGATATTGACCACTTGCACATCACCATGCTG
Proteins encoded in this region:
- a CDS encoding DUF1697 domain-containing protein — its product is MLFFVVRIIELECTITMTTYLSILRGINVSGQKMIKMDALRKMFEDLGYTNVQTYIQSGNVIFQTYGAEPHALEKTITEGIHNYFSLDVPVMVLTAKELLQIVDNNPFLNDGSRDIDHLHITMLHERPEASRVELLRQTSFPGEEFILIEGAIYLHCPNGYGRAKLTNGFLEKKLNVTATTRNWKTTSELLRMIKEVA